A window of Cottoperca gobio chromosome 16, fCotGob3.1, whole genome shotgun sequence contains these coding sequences:
- the LOC115021463 gene encoding C-C chemokine receptor type 2 isoform X1, whose protein sequence is MRSMNTSENLEYDYNDCDEGPGLEMPVLYYILFCISVLGNTTILWVLLRHIKLKSVTDICLFNLALSDLILAGSLPLWVNNSQNLASCKLLTGVYQVGFYSGTFFVTLMSVDRYLAIVHAVAAMRARTLPYGITASIIIWVISVIMAIPGVVFASLEIDAFDNSSQCQPEYPDESQRFWKMLRNFSENTVGLFVGLPIMIFCYVKILVVLSKSRNSKKNRAVKLIFTIVCVFVVCWVPYNVIVFLKTLQLFHDALNTCEASKGIDSAMGFAEIIALSHCCVNPVIYAFVGEKFRKSLRNVLPRYFCGSQQSRGNFSHRDTTDKETSNTDY, encoded by the exons ATGCG CAGTATGAACACATCGGAGAACTTGGAATATGATTATAATGACTGTGATGAGGGTCCCGGTCTGGAGATGCCAGTTCTGTACTACATCCTGTTTTGTATAAGTGTACTAG GCAACACCACAATTCTTTGGGTTCTCCTCCGGCACATAAAGCTGAAATCTGTGACGGACATATGCCTCTTCAACCTGGCCCTGTCCGACCTCATACTGGCTGGATCCCTGCCCCTCTGGGTCAACAATTCTCAGAACCTTGCATCATGCAAACTCCTGACAGGAGTCTATCAG GTGGGTTTCTACAGTGGGACTTTCTTTGTGACCCTAATGAGTGTGGACCGCTACCTGGCCATCGTCCACGCTGTTGCAGCCATGCGAGCGCGGACACTTCCCTATGGAATCACAGCCAGCATCATTATCTGGGTTATATCAGTCATCATGGCAATCCCTGGGGTGGTATTCGCCTCTTTGGAGATAGATGCATTTGACAACAGCTCCCAGTGCCAGCCAGAGTACCCAGATGAAAGTCAGCGGTTTTGGAAGATGCTGCGAAACTTCAGCGAGAACACAGTGGGCCTTTTCGTGGGCCTCCCGATCATGATTTTCTGCTATGTGAAAATCCTTGTTGTGCTGTCCAAGTCTAGGAACTCCAAAAAGAACAGAGCTGTTAAGCTGATATtcaccattgtgtgtgtgtttgtagtgtgCTGGGTCCCGTACAATGTCATAGTATTCCTTAAAACACTACAGCTGTTCCACGACGCCCTGAACACCTGCGAGGCTTCAAAAGGCATCGACTCTGCCATGGGCTTTGCTGAAATCATTGCACTGTCTCACTGCTGTGTGAATCCAGTCATCTATGCATTTGTAGGGGAGAAGTTCAGGAAGTCACTGCGCAATGTGCTGCCTAGATACTTCTGCGGGAGTCAGCAAAGCAGAGGGAATTTCAGCCACAGAGACACCACAGACAAAGAAACTTCCAACACAGATTATTAA
- the LOC115021449 gene encoding C-C chemokine receptor type 5-like isoform X2: protein MSDEGENATLQDYYLSYYDGSFNEFTPCDNIDLKNFGKVFLPTLYSLVFILGFIGNGLVVCVLVKHRNQTNLTDICLFNLALSDLLFVLTLPFYSHYSVVGQWTFGDFMCHFASGFHNTGFFSSIFFMVVMTLDRYVVIMHAHKVARYRTLRLGVALTVFVWMLSLCVSLPAIIFTKVTNESHGLACRFFSENDAWRLYNNFAMHVLGLVIPLLVMIVCYSRIIPLLVKMRTEKKHRVVKLIILIVISFFLFWAPYNITLFLGFLKSKGFLSSNCSVEANLRLSTTVTETLAYTHCCLNPIIYAFVGQKFMKRALPLLKKCVPGILLPSTRDLSDSTYRKSSVMSRSSDVTSNFIM from the exons ATGTCAG ATGAAGGAGAAAATGCCACCTTGcaagattattatttatcttattaTGATGGAAGCTTCAATGAATTCACTCCTTGCGACAACATCGATTTGAAGAATTTTGGAAAGGTGTTTCTGCCCACTCTCTATAGCTTGGTTTTCATCCTCGGCTTCATag GCAATGGCCTAGTGGTGTGTGTCCTGGTGAAGCATCGCAACCAGACCAACTTGACAGACATCTGCCTTTTCAACCTGGCTCTCTCCGACCTCCTCTTCGTCCTCACGCTGCCTTTCTACTCTCACTACTCTGTGGTCGGTCAATGGACCTTCGGAGACTTTATGTGCCATTTTGCCTCTGGCTTCCACAACACCGGGTTCTTCAGCAGCATATTTTTCATGGTTGTCATGACGCTTGACCGCTACGTGGTCATCATGCACGCTCACAAGGTGGCACGATATCGCACCCTGAGGTTAGGCGTCGCTCTGACCGTGTTCGTCTGGATGCTGAGTTTGTGCGTCTCTCTGCCGGCTATCATCTTCACAAAGGTGACAAATGAGTCTCACGGGCTGGCCTGTAGATTCTTCTCAGAAAACGATGCCTGGAGACTTTATAACAACTTTGCAATGCATGTATTGGGTCTCGTGATTCCCTTGTTGGTGATGATAGTTTGCTACTCCAGGATCATCCCTTTACTGGTGAAAATGAGGACTGAAAAGAAGCACCGTGTAGTAAAACTAATCATCTTGATTGTGATCTCCTTTTTCTTATTCTGGGCCCCGTATAACATTACCCTTTTCCTGGGGTTTCTGAAATCTAAAGGTTTTTTGTCAAGCAACTGCAGTGTGGAAGCCAATTTAAGGCTGTCAACCACAGTGACTGAGACATTAGCTTACACTCACTGCTGCCTGAACCCCATCATATACGCCTTTGTGGGACAAAAGTTCATGAAACGAGCCTTACCGCTGCTGAAGAAATGTGTGCCTGGGATTCTCCTTCCTTCCACCAGAGATTTGTCAGATAGCACATACAGGAAAAGCTCAGTTATGTCCAGGTCCTCTGATGTCACCTCCAATTTCATCATGTAG
- the LOC115021463 gene encoding C-C chemokine receptor type 2 isoform X2, whose product MNTSENLEYDYNDCDEGPGLEMPVLYYILFCISVLGNTTILWVLLRHIKLKSVTDICLFNLALSDLILAGSLPLWVNNSQNLASCKLLTGVYQVGFYSGTFFVTLMSVDRYLAIVHAVAAMRARTLPYGITASIIIWVISVIMAIPGVVFASLEIDAFDNSSQCQPEYPDESQRFWKMLRNFSENTVGLFVGLPIMIFCYVKILVVLSKSRNSKKNRAVKLIFTIVCVFVVCWVPYNVIVFLKTLQLFHDALNTCEASKGIDSAMGFAEIIALSHCCVNPVIYAFVGEKFRKSLRNVLPRYFCGSQQSRGNFSHRDTTDKETSNTDY is encoded by the exons ATGAACACATCGGAGAACTTGGAATATGATTATAATGACTGTGATGAGGGTCCCGGTCTGGAGATGCCAGTTCTGTACTACATCCTGTTTTGTATAAGTGTACTAG GCAACACCACAATTCTTTGGGTTCTCCTCCGGCACATAAAGCTGAAATCTGTGACGGACATATGCCTCTTCAACCTGGCCCTGTCCGACCTCATACTGGCTGGATCCCTGCCCCTCTGGGTCAACAATTCTCAGAACCTTGCATCATGCAAACTCCTGACAGGAGTCTATCAG GTGGGTTTCTACAGTGGGACTTTCTTTGTGACCCTAATGAGTGTGGACCGCTACCTGGCCATCGTCCACGCTGTTGCAGCCATGCGAGCGCGGACACTTCCCTATGGAATCACAGCCAGCATCATTATCTGGGTTATATCAGTCATCATGGCAATCCCTGGGGTGGTATTCGCCTCTTTGGAGATAGATGCATTTGACAACAGCTCCCAGTGCCAGCCAGAGTACCCAGATGAAAGTCAGCGGTTTTGGAAGATGCTGCGAAACTTCAGCGAGAACACAGTGGGCCTTTTCGTGGGCCTCCCGATCATGATTTTCTGCTATGTGAAAATCCTTGTTGTGCTGTCCAAGTCTAGGAACTCCAAAAAGAACAGAGCTGTTAAGCTGATATtcaccattgtgtgtgtgtttgtagtgtgCTGGGTCCCGTACAATGTCATAGTATTCCTTAAAACACTACAGCTGTTCCACGACGCCCTGAACACCTGCGAGGCTTCAAAAGGCATCGACTCTGCCATGGGCTTTGCTGAAATCATTGCACTGTCTCACTGCTGTGTGAATCCAGTCATCTATGCATTTGTAGGGGAGAAGTTCAGGAAGTCACTGCGCAATGTGCTGCCTAGATACTTCTGCGGGAGTCAGCAAAGCAGAGGGAATTTCAGCCACAGAGACACCACAGACAAAGAAACTTCCAACACAGATTATTAA
- the LOC115021449 gene encoding C-C chemokine receptor type 5-like isoform X1, whose translation MSGEYEGENATLQDYYLSYYDGSFNEFTPCDNIDLKNFGKVFLPTLYSLVFILGFIGNGLVVCVLVKHRNQTNLTDICLFNLALSDLLFVLTLPFYSHYSVVGQWTFGDFMCHFASGFHNTGFFSSIFFMVVMTLDRYVVIMHAHKVARYRTLRLGVALTVFVWMLSLCVSLPAIIFTKVTNESHGLACRFFSENDAWRLYNNFAMHVLGLVIPLLVMIVCYSRIIPLLVKMRTEKKHRVVKLIILIVISFFLFWAPYNITLFLGFLKSKGFLSSNCSVEANLRLSTTVTETLAYTHCCLNPIIYAFVGQKFMKRALPLLKKCVPGILLPSTRDLSDSTYRKSSVMSRSSDVTSNFIM comes from the exons ATGTCAGGTGAAT ATGAAGGAGAAAATGCCACCTTGcaagattattatttatcttattaTGATGGAAGCTTCAATGAATTCACTCCTTGCGACAACATCGATTTGAAGAATTTTGGAAAGGTGTTTCTGCCCACTCTCTATAGCTTGGTTTTCATCCTCGGCTTCATag GCAATGGCCTAGTGGTGTGTGTCCTGGTGAAGCATCGCAACCAGACCAACTTGACAGACATCTGCCTTTTCAACCTGGCTCTCTCCGACCTCCTCTTCGTCCTCACGCTGCCTTTCTACTCTCACTACTCTGTGGTCGGTCAATGGACCTTCGGAGACTTTATGTGCCATTTTGCCTCTGGCTTCCACAACACCGGGTTCTTCAGCAGCATATTTTTCATGGTTGTCATGACGCTTGACCGCTACGTGGTCATCATGCACGCTCACAAGGTGGCACGATATCGCACCCTGAGGTTAGGCGTCGCTCTGACCGTGTTCGTCTGGATGCTGAGTTTGTGCGTCTCTCTGCCGGCTATCATCTTCACAAAGGTGACAAATGAGTCTCACGGGCTGGCCTGTAGATTCTTCTCAGAAAACGATGCCTGGAGACTTTATAACAACTTTGCAATGCATGTATTGGGTCTCGTGATTCCCTTGTTGGTGATGATAGTTTGCTACTCCAGGATCATCCCTTTACTGGTGAAAATGAGGACTGAAAAGAAGCACCGTGTAGTAAAACTAATCATCTTGATTGTGATCTCCTTTTTCTTATTCTGGGCCCCGTATAACATTACCCTTTTCCTGGGGTTTCTGAAATCTAAAGGTTTTTTGTCAAGCAACTGCAGTGTGGAAGCCAATTTAAGGCTGTCAACCACAGTGACTGAGACATTAGCTTACACTCACTGCTGCCTGAACCCCATCATATACGCCTTTGTGGGACAAAAGTTCATGAAACGAGCCTTACCGCTGCTGAAGAAATGTGTGCCTGGGATTCTCCTTCCTTCCACCAGAGATTTGTCAGATAGCACATACAGGAAAAGCTCAGTTATGTCCAGGTCCTCTGATGTCACCTCCAATTTCATCATGTAG
- the LOC115021449 gene encoding C-C chemokine receptor type 5-like isoform X3, which yields MSGECNGLVVCVLVKHRNQTNLTDICLFNLALSDLLFVLTLPFYSHYSVVGQWTFGDFMCHFASGFHNTGFFSSIFFMVVMTLDRYVVIMHAHKVARYRTLRLGVALTVFVWMLSLCVSLPAIIFTKVTNESHGLACRFFSENDAWRLYNNFAMHVLGLVIPLLVMIVCYSRIIPLLVKMRTEKKHRVVKLIILIVISFFLFWAPYNITLFLGFLKSKGFLSSNCSVEANLRLSTTVTETLAYTHCCLNPIIYAFVGQKFMKRALPLLKKCVPGILLPSTRDLSDSTYRKSSVMSRSSDVTSNFIM from the exons ATGTCAGGTGAAT GCAATGGCCTAGTGGTGTGTGTCCTGGTGAAGCATCGCAACCAGACCAACTTGACAGACATCTGCCTTTTCAACCTGGCTCTCTCCGACCTCCTCTTCGTCCTCACGCTGCCTTTCTACTCTCACTACTCTGTGGTCGGTCAATGGACCTTCGGAGACTTTATGTGCCATTTTGCCTCTGGCTTCCACAACACCGGGTTCTTCAGCAGCATATTTTTCATGGTTGTCATGACGCTTGACCGCTACGTGGTCATCATGCACGCTCACAAGGTGGCACGATATCGCACCCTGAGGTTAGGCGTCGCTCTGACCGTGTTCGTCTGGATGCTGAGTTTGTGCGTCTCTCTGCCGGCTATCATCTTCACAAAGGTGACAAATGAGTCTCACGGGCTGGCCTGTAGATTCTTCTCAGAAAACGATGCCTGGAGACTTTATAACAACTTTGCAATGCATGTATTGGGTCTCGTGATTCCCTTGTTGGTGATGATAGTTTGCTACTCCAGGATCATCCCTTTACTGGTGAAAATGAGGACTGAAAAGAAGCACCGTGTAGTAAAACTAATCATCTTGATTGTGATCTCCTTTTTCTTATTCTGGGCCCCGTATAACATTACCCTTTTCCTGGGGTTTCTGAAATCTAAAGGTTTTTTGTCAAGCAACTGCAGTGTGGAAGCCAATTTAAGGCTGTCAACCACAGTGACTGAGACATTAGCTTACACTCACTGCTGCCTGAACCCCATCATATACGCCTTTGTGGGACAAAAGTTCATGAAACGAGCCTTACCGCTGCTGAAGAAATGTGTGCCTGGGATTCTCCTTCCTTCCACCAGAGATTTGTCAGATAGCACATACAGGAAAAGCTCAGTTATGTCCAGGTCCTCTGATGTCACCTCCAATTTCATCATGTAG